In the Arcobacter sp. F155 genome, one interval contains:
- a CDS encoding ankyrin repeat domain-containing protein, with protein sequence MIGKLFKKTADDLIEEIKSKDFNESKADSILEHININHTNQNLQNFLHIAALENNHKAIAWLLKNGINVRDVDGEGQTALLIACKYNYVKCIEELIKYNVDVNKLDYDKTSAVEYIIENNLIEVYKKIKDKITDVNKKNHKGLTLLQLAIKNKSIEIVQDLLDNKDLKNKEDILFYNETFLDEKIFKLLIPRFSKFSVEDEQQRNALFYIVENGVKSKKLFAPFTQIVDINHVDEKGNNILLHLLSIVLEKEYKIENDIVEDFEEDSKELENLIAMIPIVANSGIDLETCNYANETAISLPVKYKSIKVLNILLECEIDINILNRDRQTALSQSIIQDASFTEINQTLVDFGADPNIKDKDNVTAIEKLIEAILTVKSDKKPRFPEISSNTDYITLFEAVLQNTNANLTMLNSKREPYFFEALRYGNFDLIKLLIKHGADINQTDMEGVHVLYKYMEEGLKEENEVKKKKYYENLGTILLLGANVNATDSFGGVVLHKAILDLDISVVRILMKNGANLKAVDNKGRHMLHNAVWKNDLKMFKYIYAHCQELLNTPDKFGVLPINYAAFLGYTKIVSEMLEKGAHINNPHKKTKYILTFLKKFHGNLPKVLEGTKDPIKKEKVTKLISNMKKEFEVSS encoded by the coding sequence ATGATTGGAAAACTATTTAAAAAAACTGCCGATGATTTAATTGAAGAGATTAAAAGTAAAGATTTTAATGAATCAAAAGCAGATTCAATTTTAGAACATATTAATATAAACCATACAAACCAAAATTTACAAAACTTTTTACATATTGCTGCATTAGAAAACAACCATAAAGCTATTGCTTGGCTATTAAAAAATGGAATAAATGTCAGAGATGTTGATGGAGAAGGTCAAACTGCACTATTGATTGCTTGTAAATATAACTATGTAAAATGTATAGAAGAGCTTATCAAATACAATGTTGACGTAAATAAATTAGACTATGATAAAACATCTGCTGTTGAATATATTATTGAAAATAATTTAATTGAAGTTTACAAAAAAATCAAAGATAAAATTACAGACGTAAATAAGAAGAATCATAAAGGGCTAACTCTTTTACAACTTGCAATAAAAAATAAATCAATTGAAATAGTTCAAGACTTACTTGATAATAAAGATTTAAAAAATAAAGAAGACATACTTTTTTATAATGAAACTTTCTTAGATGAAAAGATTTTCAAACTTCTAATTCCTAGGTTTAGTAAGTTTAGTGTAGAAGATGAGCAACAAAGAAATGCTCTATTTTATATTGTAGAAAATGGAGTTAAGAGTAAAAAATTATTTGCTCCTTTTACTCAAATTGTAGATATAAATCATGTAGATGAAAAAGGTAATAATATTCTACTTCATTTACTTTCTATTGTTTTAGAAAAAGAGTACAAAATAGAGAATGATATAGTAGAAGATTTTGAAGAAGACTCTAAAGAGTTAGAGAACTTAATAGCTATGATTCCAATAGTTGCAAATAGTGGAATTGATTTAGAAACATGCAACTATGCAAATGAAACAGCTATATCTTTGCCTGTAAAATATAAATCTATAAAAGTATTAAATATACTACTTGAGTGTGAGATTGATATAAATATATTAAATAGAGATAGACAAACTGCACTTAGTCAATCAATTATTCAAGACGCAAGTTTTACAGAGATAAATCAAACGCTTGTTGATTTTGGGGCAGATCCAAATATAAAAGATAAAGATAATGTAACTGCTATTGAAAAACTAATTGAGGCAATATTAACTGTTAAAAGTGATAAGAAACCAAGGTTTCCAGAGATTAGCTCAAACACAGACTATATTACACTATTTGAAGCAGTACTACAAAATACAAATGCAAACCTTACGATGCTTAATTCAAAAAGAGAACCATACTTCTTTGAAGCACTAAGATATGGAAATTTTGATTTAATCAAACTTCTAATTAAACATGGAGCAGATATAAATCAAACAGATATGGAAGGTGTACATGTTCTTTATAAATATATGGAAGAAGGATTAAAAGAAGAGAATGAAGTTAAGAAGAAAAAGTATTATGAGAACCTAGGTACTATTTTACTTCTTGGGGCAAATGTAAATGCAACTGACTCTTTTGGTGGGGTTGTATTACATAAAGCTATTTTGGATTTAGATATTAGTGTTGTTAGAATATTAATGAAAAATGGAGCAAACCTAAAAGCTGTTGATAATAAAGGTCGACATATGCTTCATAATGCTGTATGGAAAAATGATTTAAAGATGTTTAAATATATCTATGCACATTGTCAAGAGCTTTTAAATACTCCTGATAAGTTTGGTGTTTTACCTATAAATTATGCTGCATTCTTAGGATATACAAAAATAGTTTCTGAGATGTTAGAAAAAGGGGCTCATATTAATAACCCTCATAAAAAGACAAAATATATTTTAACTTTCTTAAAAAAGTTCCATGGTAACTTACCAAAGGTTTTAGAAGGAACAAAAGACCCTATCAAAAAAGAGAAAGTTACTAAACTTATCTCAAATATGAAAAAAGAGTTTGAGGTTTCTTCTTAA
- a CDS encoding AAA family ATPase: protein MIERIYLKDFLSFKKVEMELDKGLVVFTGPSGAGKSVLMQSILSLFAITDSKPSLGEVSLINSKIEDEAYDIEKDDDIIIKQIKKDKVRFFLNAQSISKKNLNGFSKKLIKHLHLKDTSDFDSKKLIAFLDSLCTKNNKEFKALKEQFDEEFKELEKTRKELAKIKEDELKLEDLKEFAKFEIEKIESINPKVDEFEELDSIKKKLSRKEKIEEAIKLASPIFDYTSHVNSALELLDEDSSFFDESLNELNNIFEKFNDSLYELEELDIETVLDRLEKLSGLQKRFGSIEEAIAYKEEKQKELDGYENISFEKSILEKNLKKLEESISVLVEKISSYRKEAVVVLVKKINHYLKYLYLSNATITLDKKELDQTGIDEVIFELNGVNLDTISSGEFNRLRLALLTSISEFEIVNNGILFLDEIDANLSGKESSAIATVLEKLSENYQIFAISHQPQLTSTADIHFLVDKKDGVSTVKKLDDKSRVDEIARMISGADITEDAYTFAKNLLEKRV from the coding sequence ATGATAGAAAGAATTTATTTAAAAGATTTCTTATCGTTTAAAAAAGTAGAGATGGAGCTTGACAAAGGACTTGTAGTTTTTACAGGACCTTCAGGAGCTGGTAAATCTGTATTGATGCAATCAATTTTATCTTTATTTGCTATAACTGATAGTAAGCCAAGTCTTGGGGAAGTATCTCTTATTAATTCTAAAATAGAAGATGAAGCTTATGATATAGAAAAAGATGATGATATCATCATAAAACAGATTAAAAAAGATAAAGTAAGATTCTTTTTAAATGCGCAAAGTATCTCTAAAAAGAACTTAAATGGCTTTTCAAAAAAACTTATTAAACATTTACACCTAAAAGATACAAGTGATTTTGATAGTAAAAAATTGATTGCTTTTTTAGACTCATTATGTACAAAAAACAATAAAGAGTTTAAAGCTTTAAAAGAGCAGTTTGATGAAGAGTTTAAAGAGTTAGAAAAAACAAGAAAAGAGCTTGCAAAGATAAAAGAAGATGAACTAAAATTAGAAGACTTAAAAGAGTTTGCAAAGTTTGAAATTGAAAAGATAGAAAGCATTAATCCAAAAGTTGATGAGTTTGAAGAGTTAGACTCAATAAAAAAGAAACTATCACGAAAAGAGAAAATAGAAGAGGCAATAAAACTAGCTAGTCCTATTTTTGATTATACTTCTCATGTAAATAGTGCTTTAGAATTATTAGATGAGGATTCAAGTTTTTTTGATGAGAGTTTAAATGAATTAAATAATATCTTTGAAAAGTTTAATGACTCACTTTATGAGTTAGAAGAGTTAGATATTGAAACAGTTTTAGATAGACTAGAAAAGCTTTCAGGTCTACAAAAAAGGTTTGGTTCTATAGAAGAAGCAATAGCTTATAAAGAAGAGAAACAAAAAGAGTTAGATGGCTATGAAAATATCTCTTTTGAAAAATCTATTTTAGAAAAGAACTTAAAAAAACTAGAAGAGAGCATTTCTGTATTAGTTGAGAAAATTTCTTCATATAGAAAAGAAGCAGTTGTAGTTTTAGTTAAAAAAATAAATCACTACTTAAAATATTTATATCTTTCAAATGCAACTATAACTTTAGATAAAAAAGAGTTAGACCAAACTGGAATAGATGAAGTTATTTTTGAACTAAATGGAGTTAACCTTGATACTATCAGTAGTGGTGAGTTTAATAGATTAAGACTTGCATTATTAACTTCTATTAGTGAGTTCGAAATAGTAAATAATGGAATTTTATTTTTAGATGAAATAGATGCTAACTTAAGTGGTAAAGAGAGTTCAGCTATTGCAACAGTTTTAGAAAAACTATCAGAGAACTATCAAATATTTGCAATCTCTCATCAACCACAGTTAACATCAACAGCAGATATCCACTTTTTAGTAGATAAAAAAGATGGTGTTTCTACTGTGAAAAAACTTGATGATAAGTCAAGGGTAGATGAAATAGCAAGAATGATTAGTGGTGCAGATATAACAGAAGATGCATACACTTTTGCAAAGAATCTTTTAGAAAAAAGAGTTTAA
- a CDS encoding NAD(+)/NADH kinase has protein sequence MKLTRSAKKLERKSKAGIILKPESPEIKKEYLEIVDYFKAHNIETFLEEKSSKMINLNNGHSLEDLCKSVDFLVSVGGDGTLLSVVRNSFKYDIPILGVHMGTLGFLTDIVYEELPKFLIDFFNDNYRIDNRMLVECQVNDKTFVAFNDIVISRKTVSSMIKIKAKIDGASFNNYYGDGVIISTPTGSTAYNLSVGGPVVYPLTEAFIITPVAPHSLTQRPLVMPADIEIEFKIKDEQGAVLLIDGQDTYEVENNTVVKVTIAHQKAKLIHRTKRNFFEVLNDKLQWGN, from the coding sequence TTGAAACTTACAAGAAGTGCAAAAAAGCTTGAAAGAAAAAGTAAAGCAGGGATTATCTTAAAACCAGAATCACCAGAAATCAAAAAAGAGTATTTAGAAATAGTTGACTATTTTAAAGCTCATAATATAGAGACATTTTTAGAAGAAAAAAGTTCTAAAATGATTAATCTAAACAATGGACATTCACTTGAAGATTTATGTAAAAGTGTAGATTTTTTAGTATCTGTTGGTGGAGATGGTACCTTATTATCAGTTGTTAGAAACTCATTTAAATATGATATTCCAATCCTTGGAGTTCATATGGGAACTTTAGGTTTTTTAACTGATATTGTTTATGAGGAACTACCAAAATTTTTAATAGACTTCTTTAATGATAACTATAGAATTGACAATAGAATGCTTGTAGAGTGTCAAGTAAATGATAAAACTTTTGTTGCTTTTAATGATATTGTTATTTCAAGAAAAACTGTATCTTCAATGATTAAAATCAAAGCAAAGATTGATGGTGCTTCTTTTAATAACTATTATGGAGATGGAGTGATAATTTCAACTCCTACAGGTTCAACTGCATATAATCTATCAGTTGGAGGACCAGTTGTTTATCCTTTAACTGAGGCCTTTATTATCACACCTGTTGCACCTCATAGTCTTACTCAAAGACCATTAGTAATGCCAGCAGATATAGAAATTGAGTTTAAAATAAAAGATGAGCAAGGTGCAGTTTTATTAATAGATGGACAAGATACTTATGAAGTTGAAAATAATACTGTAGTAAAAGTAACTATTGCACATCAAAAAGCAAAACTTATTCATAGAACAAAAAGAAATTTCTTTGAAGTTTTAAATGATAAACTACAGTGGGGTAATTAA
- the fusA gene encoding elongation factor G, with amino-acid sequence MARKTPLNRVRNIGIAAHIDAGKTTTTERILFYTGVSHKIGEVHEGAATMDWMEQEQERGITITSAATTCNWPHPKTNEQLQINIIDTPGHVDFTIEVERSMRVLDGAVAVFCSVGGVQPQSETVWRQANKYEVPRMIFVNKMDRTGADFFNVEKQVAERLKANPVPIQIPIGAEENFRGVVDLVKMKAIVWDDDAAMGSAYSEEEIPAELLETAEEYREKMVEAAAESDEALMEKYFEEGELTEEEIVSGLKAACLAMTITPMTCGTAFKNKGVQTLLDAVAMYLPAPTEVADIKGETQDGEAVIVPSTDDGEVAALAFKIMTDPFVGQLTFTRVYRGQLESGTYVMNSTKMKKERIGRLLKMHANNREEVSELYAGEIGAVVGLKTTITGDTLASDKDPVILERMEFPEPVISVAVEPKTKADQEKMGIALGKLAEEDPSFRVNTDEESGQTIISGMGELHLEILVDRMKREFKVEAEVGAPQVAYRETIKNPVKNEYKYAKQSGGKGQYGHVFLEINPLPSDSEDNFKFNNNIKGGVVPKEYIPAVQKGCEEAMAGGILAGYPMVNIEVTLYDGSYHDVDSSEMAFKLAASMGFKEGCRSAAAQAIILEPMMKVEIETPEEYMGDVIGDVNKRRGQVQSMDERAGVKLVTAMIPLSEMFGYSTDLRSMSQGRATYGMLFDNYAEVPKNVSEEIISKRNG; translated from the coding sequence ATGGCTAGAAAAACACCACTTAACAGAGTTAGAAACATTGGTATTGCTGCTCACATTGATGCAGGAAAAACAACAACAACAGAAAGAATTCTTTTCTATACTGGTGTATCTCACAAAATTGGTGAGGTTCACGAGGGTGCTGCAACTATGGACTGGATGGAGCAAGAGCAAGAAAGAGGTATTACAATTACTTCTGCTGCTACAACTTGTAACTGGCCTCACCCAAAAACAAACGAACAACTACAAATTAACATCATTGACACTCCGGGTCACGTTGACTTCACAATTGAAGTTGAGAGATCTATGAGAGTTCTTGATGGTGCTGTTGCAGTATTTTGTTCAGTTGGTGGAGTTCAACCACAATCTGAAACAGTTTGGAGACAAGCAAACAAGTATGAAGTTCCAAGAATGATCTTTGTAAACAAAATGGATAGAACAGGTGCAGATTTCTTCAACGTTGAGAAGCAAGTAGCTGAGAGATTAAAAGCTAATCCAGTTCCTATTCAAATTCCTATTGGAGCAGAAGAGAACTTTAGAGGGGTAGTTGATTTAGTAAAAATGAAAGCTATCGTTTGGGATGATGATGCTGCAATGGGTTCTGCTTATTCTGAAGAAGAAATTCCAGCTGAGTTATTAGAAACTGCTGAAGAATATAGAGAAAAAATGGTTGAAGCTGCTGCTGAGTCAGATGAAGCTTTAATGGAAAAATACTTTGAAGAGGGTGAATTAACTGAAGAAGAAATTGTTTCAGGATTAAAAGCTGCTTGTTTAGCAATGACAATTACTCCAATGACTTGTGGTACTGCATTCAAAAACAAAGGTGTTCAAACTTTACTTGACGCTGTAGCTATGTATTTACCAGCTCCAACTGAGGTTGCTGATATTAAAGGTGAAACTCAAGATGGTGAAGCTGTTATCGTTCCTTCAACTGATGATGGTGAAGTTGCAGCATTAGCATTTAAAATTATGACTGACCCATTTGTTGGACAATTAACATTTACAAGAGTATATAGAGGACAATTAGAGTCTGGTACTTATGTAATGAACTCAACTAAAATGAAAAAAGAGAGAATCGGAAGATTACTTAAAATGCACGCAAATAACAGAGAAGAAGTTTCAGAACTTTATGCTGGTGAAATTGGTGCAGTAGTTGGTCTTAAAACTACAATTACAGGTGATACTCTAGCTTCTGATAAAGATCCAGTAATCTTAGAAAGAATGGAATTCCCTGAGCCAGTTATCTCTGTTGCAGTTGAGCCAAAAACTAAAGCTGACCAAGAAAAAATGGGTATTGCTTTAGGAAAATTAGCAGAAGAAGATCCATCATTCAGAGTAAATACTGATGAAGAGTCTGGACAAACTATTATTTCAGGAATGGGTGAATTACACCTTGAGATTCTTGTAGATAGAATGAAAAGAGAATTCAAAGTTGAAGCTGAAGTAGGTGCTCCACAAGTTGCTTATAGAGAAACTATTAAGAACCCAGTTAAAAATGAGTACAAATATGCTAAACAATCTGGTGGTAAAGGTCAATATGGTCACGTATTCTTAGAAATCAACCCATTACCATCTGATTCTGAAGATAACTTCAAGTTTAATAACAACATTAAAGGTGGGGTTGTACCAAAAGAGTATATTCCTGCAGTTCAAAAAGGTTGTGAAGAAGCTATGGCTGGTGGTATCCTTGCTGGTTATCCAATGGTTAATATTGAAGTTACTTTATACGATGGTTCTTACCACGACGTTGACTCATCTGAGATGGCGTTTAAATTAGCTGCTTCTATGGGATTCAAAGAGGGTTGTAGAAGTGCAGCTGCACAAGCTATAATCTTAGAGCCAATGATGAAAGTTGAAATCGAAACTCCTGAAGAATATATGGGAGATGTTATCGGTGACGTTAACAAAAGAAGAGGACAAGTTCAATCTATGGATGAAAGAGCTGGTGTTAAACTAGTTACTGCAATGATTCCATTATCTGAAATGTTCGGATACTCTACTGACTTAAGATCTATGTCTCAAGGTAGAGCAACTTATGGTATGTTATTTGATAACTATGCTGAAGTTCCAAAGAATGTTTCTGAAGAAATCATCTCTAAGAGAAATGGTTAA
- the rpsG gene encoding 30S ribosomal protein S7, whose translation MRRRKAPVREVMADPIYNSKVITKFINTVMLDGKKSTAQKIMYGAIANLDARGEEAGIELFEKAIENVKPLLEVKSRRVGGATYQVPVEVRAVRRQTLALRWLVDAARKRNERTMVERLANELFEAANERGASFKKKEDMHRMAEANKAFAHYRW comes from the coding sequence ATGAGAAGAAGAAAAGCTCCTGTTAGAGAAGTAATGGCTGATCCTATCTACAATAGTAAAGTGATCACAAAGTTTATTAATACTGTAATGTTAGATGGTAAAAAATCTACTGCGCAAAAAATTATGTATGGTGCAATTGCAAACTTAGATGCTAGAGGTGAAGAAGCTGGTATTGAATTATTTGAAAAAGCAATTGAAAATGTTAAACCACTTTTAGAAGTTAAATCTAGAAGAGTTGGTGGAGCTACTTACCAAGTTCCTGTTGAAGTTAGAGCTGTAAGAAGACAAACTTTAGCATTAAGATGGTTAGTTGATGCTGCAAGAAAAAGAAACGAAAGAACTATGGTTGAGAGATTAGCAAACGAATTATTCGAAGCTGCTAATGAAAGAGGTGCATCATTCAAGAAGAAAGAAGATATGCATAGAATGGCAGAAGCTAATAAAGCATTTGCTCACTACAGATGGTAG
- the rpsL gene encoding 30S ribosomal protein S12, with protein sequence MPTINQLVRKERKKVIKKSKSPALDKCPQRRGVCTRVYTTTPKKPNSALRKVAKVRLTTGFEVISYIGGEGHNLQEHSIVLVRGGRVKDLPGVKYHIVRGALDTAGVANRTVARSKYGTKKPKK encoded by the coding sequence ATGCCTACTATCAATCAACTTGTTAGAAAAGAGCGAAAAAAGGTGATCAAAAAATCTAAATCACCAGCTTTAGACAAATGTCCACAAAGAAGAGGAGTATGTACAAGAGTATATACAACTACACCAAAGAAACCTAACTCGGCTTTAAGAAAAGTTGCAAAAGTTAGATTAACAACTGGATTTGAGGTTATCTCATATATCGGTGGTGAGGGTCACAACTTACAAGAACACTCTATCGTATTAGTTAGAGGGGGAAGAGTTAAGGATTTACCTGGTGTTAAGTATCACATCGTTAGAGGTGCTTTAGATACTGCTGGTGTTGCAAACAGAACTGTTGCAAGATCTAAATATGGTACTAAAAAGCCAAAGAAATAA
- a CDS encoding alpha/beta fold hydrolase — MTILNYKKIGTGDIPIIVLHELMGSCKNYEPIFPYLDTTKFTYYFTDLRGYGLSKDYKGEYSCNEASSDVKNLITHLNLNSVHIVAHSMSTMIAQKLALIDARVKQLILITPISAAGIKMKPDAQEKLLESMKRNENLIEHVVESASKRYNQAWKNYRIKMGYEASTLEARTGYMTMYLTTDFIKEVKDIKVPIKIIVGYHDLPAFHKNNVKKQFESYYNDFEIIECMEAGHYPMIECPVYFATKVEEFVLKI; from the coding sequence ATGACTATATTAAATTATAAAAAAATAGGTACTGGTGATATTCCTATTATAGTTTTACATGAACTTATGGGGTCTTGCAAAAACTATGAGCCAATATTTCCATATCTAGATACTACAAAATTCACATACTATTTTACTGACCTTAGAGGTTATGGCTTATCAAAAGATTACAAGGGTGAGTATTCATGCAATGAAGCTTCTAGTGATGTAAAGAACCTCATCACACATTTAAACCTTAATTCTGTACATATTGTTGCGCACTCTATGTCAACAATGATAGCTCAAAAACTTGCTTTAATAGACGCTAGAGTTAAACAACTAATTCTAATCACTCCTATTTCTGCAGCTGGTATAAAAATGAAACCAGATGCACAAGAAAAACTACTTGAAAGTATGAAAAGAAATGAAAACCTAATCGAACATGTAGTTGAAAGTGCAAGTAAAAGATATAACCAAGCTTGGAAAAACTATAGAATCAAGATGGGGTATGAAGCTTCAACCTTAGAGGCTAGAACTGGATATATGACTATGTATCTTACAACTGATTTTATAAAAGAAGTAAAAGATATAAAAGTACCTATAAAGATAATTGTAGGTTACCATGATTTACCTGCTTTTCATAAAAACAATGTAAAAAAACAGTTTGAATCTTATTATAATGATTTTGAGATAATTGAGTGTATGGAAGCAGGACACTATCCTATGATAGAGTGTCCTGTATATTTTGCTACAAAAGTAGAAGAGTTTGTTTTAAAAATATAA
- a CDS encoding alpha/beta fold hydrolase has protein sequence MSIRKFEYEKDHFLEYSEYNSSFSKTLVMLYGTFGTIKQDELAKFYEEKKTRLIVISRIGYGNSTYKELENYLAYSNIIIKLLDTLEVEEFSLLGTSAGALHCYCLDTLISNRIKNIFVYSSMAAVNEEEVIKCYGNYEQIKRFYEFFAKQSNKQNGDFMFNFYNEIFDEEFKKSHRYKDTLSNDNKALGQEVKLQSKDWGFSIKDVKTKVYLHHAKDDTEVPYQAVEQTAKMLKNSSLKLVEKGGHNNKTSFYEFNEFLSSKL, from the coding sequence TTGTCTATTAGAAAGTTTGAATATGAAAAAGACCATTTTTTAGAATATAGTGAATATAACAGCTCTTTTTCTAAAACTCTTGTTATGCTTTATGGAACCTTTGGAACTATAAAACAAGATGAGTTAGCAAAGTTTTATGAAGAAAAAAAGACAAGACTTATAGTTATAAGCCGTATTGGTTATGGAAACTCAACATATAAAGAACTAGAAAACTACCTTGCATATTCAAATATTATAATCAAACTTCTTGATACTTTAGAAGTAGAAGAGTTTTCACTTTTAGGAACTTCTGCTGGGGCTTTACACTGCTATTGTCTAGATACTTTAATTTCAAATAGAATAAAAAACATTTTTGTATATAGCTCTATGGCAGCAGTTAATGAAGAAGAGGTTATCAAGTGTTATGGAAACTATGAACAGATAAAAAGATTTTATGAGTTTTTTGCAAAACAGAGTAATAAACAAAATGGTGATTTTATGTTTAACTTTTACAATGAAATCTTTGATGAAGAGTTTAAAAAAAGCCACAGATATAAAGATACTCTTAGTAATGATAATAAAGCTTTAGGACAAGAAGTAAAACTTCAAAGCAAAGATTGGGGCTTTTCTATAAAGGATGTAAAGACCAAAGTATATTTACACCATGCAAAAGATGATACAGAAGTTCCATATCAAGCAGTAGAACAAACAGCAAAAATGCTTAAGAACTCTTCTTTGAAATTAGTAGAAAAAGGAGGTCATAATAATAAGACTTCCTTTTATGAATTTAATGAGTTTTTATCTTCAAAACTTTAA
- a CDS encoding FkbM family methyltransferase, translating into MKNLIDENYINTKDKQLVEEFISSTRKKFILGINKFTKSIQKYVEVDGVIDDFTRVQSSRKKSIYKIEDVPKEALILSVSTGSPLEVKEGLDKRGFENINYLAFYKHSNFDLKEPPFICDFEEDYKNNKSKYEKVYSSLCDEKSKEVFTKVINFKISFDLKFMEGFTNNHKEQYFDKELIPDIKEIVFLDGGSYVGDTLPSIIKNFPDYKKIYCVEPNELHINIAKRDFGSHERIEFINCGLGKEKVVSEENSHIKHHGAHDYQALNIDTIDNLIQQKVDFIKLDIEGAEQDALIGATNTIKKYQPILAVCIYHKAQDWYKVPEIILNICSEYDIYLRHYMEGIYETVMYFIPKRYSLK; encoded by the coding sequence ATGAAAAATCTTATTGATGAAAACTATATTAATACAAAAGATAAGCAGCTAGTAGAAGAGTTTATCTCTTCAACTAGAAAGAAGTTCATTTTAGGAATTAATAAATTTACAAAATCTATTCAAAAGTATGTAGAAGTAGATGGTGTAATTGATGACTTTACAAGGGTACAAAGCTCAAGAAAGAAATCAATCTATAAAATAGAAGATGTTCCTAAAGAGGCACTTATTCTTTCTGTTTCTACTGGAAGTCCTTTAGAAGTAAAAGAAGGGCTTGATAAAAGAGGCTTTGAAAATATAAATTATTTAGCCTTTTATAAGCACTCAAACTTTGATTTAAAAGAACCTCCTTTTATATGTGACTTTGAAGAAGACTATAAAAACAATAAATCAAAATATGAAAAAGTTTACTCTTCTTTGTGTGATGAGAAATCTAAAGAGGTTTTTACAAAAGTTATAAACTTTAAAATAAGTTTTGATTTAAAGTTTATGGAAGGCTTTACAAATAACCATAAAGAACAGTATTTTGATAAAGAGTTGATTCCAGATATAAAAGAGATTGTTTTCTTAGATGGTGGCTCTTATGTTGGAGATACTCTTCCTTCAATAATAAAAAACTTTCCTGACTATAAAAAAATATATTGCGTAGAACCAAATGAACTTCATATAAATATTGCTAAAAGAGATTTTGGAAGCCATGAAAGAATTGAGTTTATAAACTGCGGTTTAGGAAAAGAGAAAGTAGTAAGTGAAGAGAACAGTCATATAAAACATCATGGAGCACATGATTACCAAGCTTTAAATATAGATACTATAGATAATCTTATACAACAAAAAGTTGACTTTATTAAACTAGATATTGAAGGTGCAGAACAAGATGCATTAATAGGAGCTACAAATACTATCAAAAAGTATCAACCTATCTTAGCTGTTTGTATCTATCATAAAGCCCAGGACTGGTATAAAGTTCCAGAGATAATATTAAATATCTGTTCTGAGTATGATATTTATTTAAGACACTATATGGAAGGAATATATGAGACAGTTATGTATTTTATTCCTAAAAGATACTCTTTAAAATAA
- a CDS encoding DUF234 domain-containing protein has translation MQTAVNYFAVFGGLNVKLDLTKPLRTLIIRHILDEYYEIHDYIEKKTKNSSLFHKILTGISLGDRRINSAFKRADLDYEEAIDCIDDLEDLQFITEETSMDFLTNQFEENESADKLLFTTPFLRFWFAFVSPLYKGIARENYDECFKKFDNYQAEFMDFIFEQLCHEYIKEIFSDDEIEEIGRYWDDEKREINLLAQTTSGKVIVGLCKYTNSKMKSNEINKLKELCLELELIPDYVVLFSKSGFTNELKSQKNESLRLFTIKSLKALVN, from the coding sequence ATGCAAACAGCAGTAAACTATTTTGCGGTATTTGGTGGACTAAATGTTAAACTTGATTTAACAAAACCTCTACGAACTTTGATTATCAGACATATTTTAGATGAATATTATGAGATACATGACTATATTGAGAAGAAAACTAAAAACTCATCACTTTTTCATAAGATTTTAACAGGGATTTCTTTAGGCGATAGAAGAATCAATAGTGCTTTTAAAAGAGCTGATTTAGATTATGAAGAAGCAATTGATTGTATTGATGACTTAGAAGATTTACAATTTATTACTGAAGAAACTTCAATGGACTTTTTAACAAATCAATTTGAAGAGAATGAATCTGCTGATAAACTTCTTTTTACAACACCATTTTTAAGATTTTGGTTTGCTTTTGTTTCTCCTTTATATAAGGGAATAGCAAGGGAAAATTATGATGAGTGTTTCAAAAAGTTTGATAATTATCAAGCAGAGTTTATGGACTTTATTTTTGAACAGTTATGTCATGAGTATATAAAAGAAATCTTCTCAGATGATGAGATAGAAGAGATAGGAAGATATTGGGATGATGAAAAAAGAGAAATAAATCTTTTAGCCCAAACCACTAGTGGAAAAGTTATAGTTGGACTTTGTAAATATACTAATTCAAAAATGAAAAGTAATGAGATTAACAAACTAAAAGAGCTTTGTTTAGAGTTAGAACTTATTCCTGATTATGTGGTTTTATTTTCAAAGAGTGGTTTTACAAACGAACTTAAGTCTCAAAAAAATGAGAGTCTTAGGTTATTTACAATAAAGAGTTTAAAAGCATTAGTTAACTAG